A window of Streptomyces sp. SAI-127 contains these coding sequences:
- a CDS encoding response regulator transcription factor codes for MDILLAEDDDGVAAALVEVLYDHGHITRRVRYGRDVLTYHRSSDLLLLDLGLPDTDGLDVLRKLRTVSDMSVVVLTARGDERSVVRGLRLGADDYLVKPVRLKELLARIEAVTRRTAARSGPSLLPTVRVGDVEVGLDARRVRVAGAEVELTTKEFDVLAVLAARAGTAVSREQLLDEVWGDAHQAVSRSLDVHLTQLRTKLGRPGLLTTIRGFGYRLGD; via the coding sequence GTGGACATACTCCTGGCCGAGGACGACGACGGAGTGGCCGCCGCACTGGTGGAGGTCCTCTACGACCACGGGCACATCACCCGGCGGGTCCGGTACGGCCGGGACGTCCTGACCTATCACCGCAGCTCCGACCTGCTCCTCCTCGACCTCGGCCTGCCGGACACCGACGGCCTGGACGTGTTGCGCAAGCTGCGGACCGTGAGCGACATGTCCGTGGTCGTGCTCACCGCACGCGGCGACGAGCGCTCCGTCGTGCGCGGGCTGCGCCTCGGCGCCGACGACTACCTCGTCAAGCCGGTCCGCCTGAAGGAGCTCCTCGCCCGCATCGAGGCCGTCACCCGCCGCACCGCGGCCAGGAGCGGTCCGTCCTTGCTGCCCACGGTCCGGGTCGGTGACGTGGAGGTCGGCCTCGACGCCCGCCGGGTCAGGGTGGCCGGGGCGGAGGTCGAGCTGACCACCAAGGAGTTCGACGTCCTCGCCGTGCTCGCCGCCCGGGCGGGCACCGCGGTCAGCCGGGAACAGCTGCTGGACGAGGTGTGGGGCGACGCCCACCAGGCCGTGTCCCGCTCGCTCGACGTCCACCTCACCCAGCTGCGGACCAAGCTCGGCCGCCCCGGACTGCTCACCACGATCCGGGGCTTCGGCTACCGCCTCGGCGACTGA
- a CDS encoding amidohydrolase family protein, translating into MIIDCHGHYTTAPPALGVWRDRQIASLTDPTLAPARSEPRIGDDELRESVESNQLRLMDERGIDLTVFSPRASFMAHHIGDFATSAAWAAVCNELCHRVATLYPERFVPAAMLPQSPGVDPATCVPELTRCVEEYGAVALNLNPDPSGGHWTAPPLTDRSWYPVYEKMVEYDIPAMVHVSTSVNPAFHTTGAHYLNADTTAFMQLVQGDLFTDFPTLRLVIPHGGGAVPYHWGRFRGLAMALGKPPMEEHVLGNVFFDTCVYHQPGIDLLFDVIPAKNILFASEMIGAVRDVDPCTGHPFDDTRRYTEAAKLPADDLAAVQEHNVRAVYPRLDALLRRQGR; encoded by the coding sequence ATGATCATCGACTGTCACGGGCACTACACGACCGCGCCCCCGGCGCTGGGGGTGTGGCGCGACCGGCAGATCGCCTCGCTCACCGACCCGACGCTCGCTCCCGCGCGGTCCGAGCCGCGCATCGGCGACGACGAGCTGCGCGAGAGCGTCGAGTCGAACCAGCTGCGGCTGATGGACGAACGCGGCATCGACCTGACGGTCTTCTCGCCCCGCGCGTCCTTCATGGCCCATCACATCGGCGACTTCGCGACATCCGCCGCGTGGGCCGCCGTCTGCAACGAGCTCTGCCACCGCGTGGCCACTCTGTACCCGGAGCGGTTCGTGCCCGCCGCGATGCTCCCGCAGTCGCCCGGCGTCGACCCCGCCACCTGCGTCCCGGAGCTGACCCGCTGCGTGGAGGAGTACGGGGCCGTCGCACTGAACCTCAACCCCGACCCGTCCGGCGGCCACTGGACCGCTCCCCCGCTCACCGACCGCTCCTGGTACCCGGTCTACGAGAAGATGGTCGAGTACGACATCCCGGCGATGGTGCACGTCAGCACGAGCGTCAACCCCGCCTTCCACACCACGGGCGCCCACTACCTCAACGCCGACACCACGGCGTTCATGCAGCTCGTCCAGGGTGACCTGTTCACGGACTTCCCGACCCTGCGGCTGGTCATCCCGCACGGCGGCGGCGCGGTCCCCTACCACTGGGGCCGCTTCCGGGGCCTGGCGATGGCCCTCGGCAAGCCTCCGATGGAGGAACACGTCCTCGGCAACGTCTTCTTCGACACCTGCGTGTACCACCAGCCCGGCATCGACCTGCTCTTCGACGTGATCCCCGCGAAGAACATCCTGTTCGCCTCGGAGATGATCGGCGCCGTCCGGGACGTCGACCCGTGCACCGGCCACCCCTTCGACGACACCCGCCGCTACACCGAGGCCGCGAAGCTGCCCGCGGACGACCTGGCCGCCGTACAGGAACACAACGTGCGCGCGGTGTACCCGCGGCTGGACGCGCTGCTGCGACGGCAGGGGCGCTGA
- a CDS encoding amidohydrolase family protein, whose translation MHLLSPRTPGWLDWYRDPSVPSFRLPAGTVDTHCHVFGPQAEFPFAPERKYTPCDGGKEQLFALRDHLGVSRNVVVQATCHGADNRAMVDAVRAAGDRARGVATVRPDVEEAGLRELHDAGVRGVRFNFVRRLVDTSPEDDLRAIAAKIAPLGWHIVLYFESVDLPELEGFFSSLPTPLVVDHLGRPDVTRPVDGPEFSRFLRFVDANDVWVKVTCPERLSVTGPAALDGQRHAYTDVVPFGRRVVEEFGDRVLWGTDWPHPNLTDHMPDDGLLVDHIPHIAPTEEQRRRLLVDNPMRLYWPDEA comes from the coding sequence ATGCATCTCCTGTCCCCCAGGACACCCGGCTGGCTGGACTGGTACCGGGACCCGTCCGTCCCCTCCTTCCGGCTCCCGGCCGGAACCGTCGACACCCACTGCCATGTCTTCGGCCCGCAGGCCGAGTTCCCCTTCGCACCAGAGCGCAAGTACACCCCCTGCGACGGCGGCAAGGAACAACTCTTCGCACTGCGCGACCACTTGGGGGTCTCACGCAACGTCGTCGTACAGGCCACCTGCCACGGTGCCGACAACCGCGCCATGGTCGACGCCGTCCGCGCGGCCGGCGACCGCGCGCGGGGCGTCGCGACCGTACGGCCCGACGTCGAGGAGGCCGGGCTGCGCGAGCTGCACGACGCCGGAGTGCGCGGTGTGCGGTTCAACTTCGTACGCCGGCTCGTGGACACCTCCCCCGAGGACGACCTGCGTGCCATCGCCGCGAAGATCGCCCCGCTCGGCTGGCACATCGTCCTGTACTTCGAGAGCGTCGACCTGCCCGAACTGGAGGGGTTCTTCTCCTCGTTGCCCACTCCGCTCGTGGTGGACCACCTGGGCCGCCCCGACGTCACCCGGCCGGTGGACGGGCCGGAGTTCAGCCGGTTCCTGCGGTTCGTCGACGCCAACGACGTCTGGGTGAAGGTCACTTGCCCCGAACGCCTCAGCGTCACCGGTCCGGCCGCCCTCGACGGACAGCGGCACGCCTACACCGACGTCGTGCCCTTCGGCCGCCGGGTCGTCGAGGAGTTCGGCGACCGCGTGCTGTGGGGCACCGACTGGCCCCACCCGAACCTCACCGACCACATGCCCGACGACGGGCTCCTGGTCGACCACATCCCGCACATCGCCCCCACCGAGGAGCAGCGCAGGCGCCTGCTCGTCGACAACCCGATGCGCCTGTACTGGCCCGACGAGGCCTGA